The proteins below are encoded in one region of Rhododendron vialii isolate Sample 1 chromosome 7a, ASM3025357v1:
- the LOC131334154 gene encoding agamous-like MADS-box protein MADS3 — MGRGRVELKRIENKINRQVTFSKRRNGLLKKAYELSMLCDAEVALIIFSSRGKLYEFGSAGMTKTLEKYQRCSFNPQDNTVEHETQSWFQEVSKLRVKYESLQRTQRHLLGEDLGPLSVRELQNLEKQLEGALTQTRQRKTQIMIDQMEELRRKERQLGDMNEQLKMKVSLELSSLQAEGQGLRPLPFPWNSANASAGNTSFALHPCQSNPMDCDNNEPVLQIGYQYVHGESSVPRSMAGESNMVQGWVL, encoded by the exons atggggagaGGGAGAGTGGAGCTGAAGAGGATAGAGAACAAGATCAATCGACAGGTGACCTTCTCGAAGAGGAGAAATGGTTTGCTGAAAAAAGCCTACGAACTTTCCATGCTCTGCGATGCCGAGGTGGCTCTCATCATCTTCTCCAGCCGCGGCAAGCTCTACGAATTCGGCAGCGCCGG TATGACCAAAACCCTTGAGAAGTATCAACGTTGCTCCTTCAATCCTCAAGACAACACTGTGGAACATGAAACCCAG AGCTGGTTCCAAGAGGTATCCAAGTTAAGGGTGAAGTACGAATCGCTTCAGCGCACTCAAAG GCACTTGCTTGGAGAAGATCTAGGACCCCTGAGTGTAAGGGAGTTGCAGAATCTGGAGAAACAGCTGGAAGGAGCTCTTACCCAAACTAGGCAAAGAAAG ACACAGATTATGATAGATCAAATGGAAGAGCTCAGGAGAAAG GAGCGTCAGCTTGGAGACATGAACGAGCAGCTGAAGATGAAGGTTTCGCTAGAGTTGTCATCG CTCCAGGCAGAAGGGCAAGGTCTTAGACCCCTTCCATTCCCGTGGAATTCTGCAAATGCATCAGCTGGAAACACCAGCTTTGCTCTTCACCCTTGTCAATCCAATCCCATGGACTGCGACAATAATGAACCAGTCTTGCAAATagg GTATCAGTATGTTCATGGTGAATCATCTGTTCCAAGGAGCATGGCTGGTGAGAGTAACATGGTCCAGGGTTGGGTGCTTTGA